A single window of Salminus brasiliensis chromosome 18, fSalBra1.hap2, whole genome shotgun sequence DNA harbors:
- the LOC140539523 gene encoding uncharacterized protein isoform X2: MSVRLFLCLFFCSGGSTVSNGQLTQIAQGSDVSLNCLSSSGQARWEVPPLSTPMRVNLGQTEYLLIKDFQQQSEGQYVCNNKTTKLELKCASTNDETVLFRASQGDSLFLFCKGLSSSSLMATWSWRPHHSDHSTHLGQNSALFGNRLSLSLSNKDNDFSLTISPTAWNDSGRYECQLKPKTRTVFELVVVRVHTDRQQLTEGDNVTLQCEVSHELQSVRLYWINTETQQNFSNPLQLRNVMMGQRNWACAAFHSSKLKALIPLTLNISQTLSATARSPTPTPQYLPTDESKRTNSPEDLRTTPSSQEVRQQDFILLCVCTGFFFILTVLIGAACWRKRIKERMESSTRVREVTYAEVKFKQRSETPDVTSPECGLPLNSNNAPAEEKDVIYASVKSM, encoded by the exons atGTCTGTGAGGCTCTTCCTGTGTTTATTCTTTTGTTCTGGAGGATCTACAGTCTCTAACG GACAGTTGACTCAGATTGCCCAGGGGAGTGATGTTTCTTTAAACTGCTTATCCAGCTCTGGACAGGCCCGGTGGGAAGTACCCCCGCTCAGCACCCCAATGAGAGTGAATTTAGGACAGACAGAATATCTACTTATAAAAGACTTTCAACAGCAGAGTGAGGGCCAATACGTCTGCAACAATAAAACCACTAAATTGGAACTGAAATGTG CATCAACAAATGACGAGACAGTGTTGTTTCGAGCCAGTCAGGGAGATTCACTCTTCCTCTTCTGCAAAGGTCTAAGCTCTTCATCACTAATGGCCACCTGGTCCTGGAGACCCCACCACTCAGATCACTCTACCCACCTTGGACAGAACTCTGCTCTCTTTGGAAATcgtctcagtctcagtctcagcAATAAAGACAACGACTTTTCTTTAACGATCTCACCCACAGCCTGGAACGACTCGGGGAGATATGAATGTCAACTAAAACCTAAAACCAGGACTGTCTTTGAACTTGTGGTGGTGAGAG TTCACACTGATCGTCAGCAGCTAACTGAGGGGGACAATGTCACTCTACAGTGTGAGGTTTCCCATGAGCTCCAGTCCGTACGTCTGTACTGGATCAACACAGAAACCCAACAGAACTTTTCAAACCCACTTCAGCTGAGGAACGTTATGATGGGCCAGAGAAACTGGGCGTGTGCTGCGTTTCACAGCTCCAAGCTAAAAGCTCTTATTCCATTAACTCTCAACATCAGTCAGACCCTCAGCGCCACTGCAAGATCTCCCACCCCGACCCCTCAGTATCTTCCCACAGATGAGTCCAAAAGAACAAACAGCCCTGAAGACCTCCGGACTACACCGAGCTCACAGG AGGTCAGGCAGCAGGACTTCATCTTACTCTGCGTCTGCACTGGATTCTTCTTCATCCTCACAGTCCTGATCGGAGCTGCGTGCTGGAGAAAAAGGATTaaag AGAGGATGGAGTCGTCCACCCGTGTCAGAGAAGTTACATACGCTGAAGTGAAATTCAAGCAGAGATCAG aaactCCAGATGTCACTTCCCCTGAATGTGGGCTTCCCCTGAATTCT
- the LOC140539523 gene encoding uncharacterized protein isoform X1, which produces MSVRLFLCLFFCSGGSTVSNGQLTQIAQGSDVSLNCLSSSGQARWEVPPLSTPMRVNLGQTEYLLIKDFQQQSEGQYVCNNKTTKLELKCASTNDETVLFRASQGDSLFLFCKGLSSSSLMATWSWRPHHSDHSTHLGQNSALFGNRLSLSLSNKDNDFSLTISPTAWNDSGRYECQLKPKTRTVFELVVVRGTLTGLLLKLKFCLSEHLNLLNFLSVSSTVHTDRQQLTEGDNVTLQCEVSHELQSVRLYWINTETQQNFSNPLQLRNVMMGQRNWACAAFHSSKLKALIPLTLNISQTLSATARSPTPTPQYLPTDESKRTNSPEDLRTTPSSQEVRQQDFILLCVCTGFFFILTVLIGAACWRKRIKERMESSTRVREVTYAEVKFKQRSETPDVTSPECGLPLNSNNAPAEEKDVIYASVKSM; this is translated from the exons atGTCTGTGAGGCTCTTCCTGTGTTTATTCTTTTGTTCTGGAGGATCTACAGTCTCTAACG GACAGTTGACTCAGATTGCCCAGGGGAGTGATGTTTCTTTAAACTGCTTATCCAGCTCTGGACAGGCCCGGTGGGAAGTACCCCCGCTCAGCACCCCAATGAGAGTGAATTTAGGACAGACAGAATATCTACTTATAAAAGACTTTCAACAGCAGAGTGAGGGCCAATACGTCTGCAACAATAAAACCACTAAATTGGAACTGAAATGTG CATCAACAAATGACGAGACAGTGTTGTTTCGAGCCAGTCAGGGAGATTCACTCTTCCTCTTCTGCAAAGGTCTAAGCTCTTCATCACTAATGGCCACCTGGTCCTGGAGACCCCACCACTCAGATCACTCTACCCACCTTGGACAGAACTCTGCTCTCTTTGGAAATcgtctcagtctcagtctcagcAATAAAGACAACGACTTTTCTTTAACGATCTCACCCACAGCCTGGAACGACTCGGGGAGATATGAATGTCAACTAAAACCTAAAACCAGGACTGTCTTTGAACTTGTGGTGGTGAGAGGTACCTTAACAGGTCTTTTACTGAAACTGAAGTTCTGCTTATCTGAACATCTGAATCTTCTGAATTTTCTATCTGTCTCCTCCACAGTTCACACTGATCGTCAGCAGCTAACTGAGGGGGACAATGTCACTCTACAGTGTGAGGTTTCCCATGAGCTCCAGTCCGTACGTCTGTACTGGATCAACACAGAAACCCAACAGAACTTTTCAAACCCACTTCAGCTGAGGAACGTTATGATGGGCCAGAGAAACTGGGCGTGTGCTGCGTTTCACAGCTCCAAGCTAAAAGCTCTTATTCCATTAACTCTCAACATCAGTCAGACCCTCAGCGCCACTGCAAGATCTCCCACCCCGACCCCTCAGTATCTTCCCACAGATGAGTCCAAAAGAACAAACAGCCCTGAAGACCTCCGGACTACACCGAGCTCACAGG AGGTCAGGCAGCAGGACTTCATCTTACTCTGCGTCTGCACTGGATTCTTCTTCATCCTCACAGTCCTGATCGGAGCTGCGTGCTGGAGAAAAAGGATTaaag AGAGGATGGAGTCGTCCACCCGTGTCAGAGAAGTTACATACGCTGAAGTGAAATTCAAGCAGAGATCAG aaactCCAGATGTCACTTCCCCTGAATGTGGGCTTCCCCTGAATTCT